From the genome of Asterias amurensis chromosome 17, ASM3211899v1, one region includes:
- the LOC139949893 gene encoding uncharacterized protein isoform X2 — MGGKASKIRLSVEAGGGGDEEPNDTPSKNTIDTEAAYQAVNQYLKKLQAEQLRALRKHHDEEIEAHEREINHHTESINRLKKRKNEISVAASSSSDIESFFR; from the exons ATGGGCGGCAAAGCTAGTAAAATAAGATTAAGCGTAGAG GCTGGAGGAGGTGGTGATGAGGAGCCTAATGACACTCCAAGCAAAAATACTATCGATACTGAAGCAGCTTATCAAGCCGTGAACCAGTATTTGAAAAAGTTG CAAGCCGAGCAACTAAGGGCTCTCAGGAAACATCACGATGAAGAGATTGAAGCACACGAGCGAGAAATCAACCACCATACAGAATCCATCAATCGACTCAAGAAACGCAAGAATGAAATATCAGTGGCTGCTTCCTCCAGTAGTGACATCGAATCATTCTTCAGATAG
- the LOC139949893 gene encoding uncharacterized protein isoform X1, producing MGGRNSKISFNVEAGGGGDEEPNDTPSKNTIDTEAAYQAVNQYLKKLQAEQLRALRKHHDEEIEAHEREINHHTESINRLKKRKNEISVAASSSSDIESFFR from the exons ATGGGCGGCAGAAATAGTAAAATAAGTTTTAACGTGGAG GCTGGAGGAGGTGGTGATGAGGAGCCTAATGACACTCCAAGCAAAAATACTATCGATACTGAAGCAGCTTATCAAGCCGTGAACCAGTATTTGAAAAAGTTG CAAGCCGAGCAACTAAGGGCTCTCAGGAAACATCACGATGAAGAGATTGAAGCACACGAGCGAGAAATCAACCACCATACAGAATCCATCAATCGACTCAAGAAACGCAAGAATGAAATATCAGTGGCTGCTTCCTCCAGTAGTGACATCGAATCATTCTTCAGATAG